In Clostridium sp., one DNA window encodes the following:
- a CDS encoding cell wall hydrolase, producing MAFSDRELLARIIKCEAGGEGDNGMRAVATVVMNRVRVPYGEYQRIGQGDIRKVLYQEGQFDCMRSLIRGVSNPQTIWSNPPDQIHYDIADWALAGNRLFNIGYSLWYFNPYAPCPYTFPYNGTGSFQVQVNNHCFYNPTELYAST from the coding sequence ATGGCTTTTTCGGATAGAGAGCTGCTTGCCAGAATCATAAAATGCGAGGCCGGCGGTGAGGGTGACAATGGAATGAGGGCTGTCGCCACTGTTGTCATGAACAGGGTGAGGGTACCTTATGGAGAATACCAGAGAATCGGCCAGGGCGATATACGGAAGGTACTCTATCAAGAAGGCCAGTTCGACTGCATGCGCTCCCTCATACGCGGTGTATCCAATCCACAGACCATATGGTCGAACCCACCTGACCAGATACACTACGACATAGCAGACTGGGCGCTTGCCGGAAACAGATTGTTCAATATTGGTTATTCCCTGTGGTACTTCAACCCATATGCACCCTGCCCCTATACTTTCCCCTACAATGGAACGGGCAGTTTTCAGGTTCAGGTGAACAATCACTGTTTCTACAATCCTACAGAACTATATGCGAGCACTTAA
- a CDS encoding cell wall-binding repeat-containing protein, with the protein MSKKSTKVLASATLMSLVLTTALTTGPAKAAAGSVTRAGGADRYATAAQVATENWAEGSENVVLVSGQGYADSVSASVLAKKLNAPILLTTPDELSADASSALTKLSPKNVYIVGGTASISDAIESGLKGTYSNVERLGGKDRYDTNLAVAQKLVDLGVSKDNIIAVAGTGFSDALSVAPVAAAKDEILLLTNNNVASLSATTDFAKDANVTVVGTTNVVSDAVYDALKADSRVDGGTDRFETNLNVLNKFDSDLKTDKLYAANASGQGYADALVASAVAGKYSAPLVLLDTEDAAATSNAVKYIGTKATKTTDLQVVGGTGVVTDSTVSAINNAVNPSNNNGGDAEVSSIDTVGLNQIKIVFNQEVDEDTAKEVANYKVDGDALTDGDAVATLQDDDKTVLITLADAQKQNDDVDVTVKKAILTSDKSETVPEFTQTVTFSDTTAPTVDSVSVRGNNKLDIVFSEAVKADGSDEEAALKSVVSKLKINGKNLSSFGINYDYSELDDGIKATGEDYYYTDEVELYFDSKLPTGDNTLKVSDGDDNALEDAAGFPVEETTEDFSVDDLSSAPEIKSIEAKDDGTVKVNFDRPMDAKTAVKSGYYKINGKTIPSDAVALKEDDTQVKITKVSGLLNKNSNTISISDDVKDAYGNHVEDDTNESFTLEEDTTKPTVTSIYALDDDTIRVKFSKDVDALYATNKSNYKLKDNDGTDITGEIDNITVPGDDKIEDGDTTDIVDINVGEDLTDSQYTLTVKNIQDTAKTPNVMDDYTDTFDGAEDVKAKADAYKVDADTIVIVFNKAMDSSTLDDTDSYEYVNEKGDTKTLPSSADVTVNDDNKSVTIDLSDTSLATDDGDKSDENTIKSIYATGIKDEDGNSLSTGNNGGTLVAYDGGTTVKPTSLSVKYDGDDLKADVSFTQPIDEDTADKTDFTLNGQTPSTIGVDGSKVTLTFDSDDDDDSRTDTLINKVKAGGIEAKLNIVGEVNDILGKPVTASDVQVYSYDAAPKLIINKDGNDVQNWTATSTSNEADIKVEFDTPIEISSVKPSDFTFNVGGTTVDASSASADGNTVTFKFTGSDFNDLKAEATDNKVKIAVKPVTSTKISTKKDLSGDYAYYVPTSDDTETNYVTLTLQDGGGDTGVAHTTAVKPSLDVGKKTMIIVTLTNTSDDGKYDIYYGDQKLTKLDTGVYSIDIAEDVTKDEADTNITFKSLS; encoded by the coding sequence ATGAGTAAGAAATCTACAAAAGTGCTTGCAAGTGCTACACTTATGTCATTGGTTTTGACTACAGCTCTTACAACTGGACCTGCAAAAGCAGCAGCTGGTTCCGTAACAAGAGCAGGTGGAGCAGACAGATATGCAACCGCAGCACAGGTTGCTACAGAAAACTGGGCAGAAGGCAGTGAAAATGTCGTACTGGTTTCAGGACAGGGTTATGCAGATTCAGTAAGTGCATCCGTACTGGCAAAGAAATTGAACGCTCCAATTTTACTTACAACTCCAGATGAGCTTAGTGCCGATGCAAGTTCCGCATTGACAAAATTGAGTCCAAAGAATGTATATATTGTTGGAGGAACAGCTTCAATATCAGATGCAATTGAGAGCGGACTCAAGGGAACATACAGCAATGTTGAAAGACTTGGCGGAAAAGACAGATATGATACAAACCTTGCAGTAGCTCAGAAGCTGGTTGACCTTGGAGTAAGCAAGGACAATATAATAGCAGTAGCAGGAACTGGTTTCTCGGATGCACTTTCCGTAGCACCGGTTGCAGCAGCTAAAGATGAAATACTGCTTCTTACAAACAACAATGTTGCTTCCTTGAGTGCAACAACTGATTTTGCAAAGGATGCAAATGTTACCGTAGTTGGAACTACAAATGTAGTAAGCGATGCAGTATATGATGCATTGAAGGCTGACAGCAGGGTAGACGGCGGAACAGACAGATTTGAGACAAACCTCAACGTATTGAATAAATTCGACAGCGACCTGAAGACTGACAAGCTTTATGCAGCAAACGCTTCAGGACAGGGTTATGCAGATGCTCTGGTTGCTTCAGCAGTAGCCGGAAAATATTCAGCACCACTTGTACTTCTTGATACAGAAGATGCAGCAGCTACAAGCAATGCAGTAAAATATATAGGAACAAAGGCTACAAAGACAACTGACCTTCAGGTAGTTGGAGGAACTGGAGTTGTTACGGATTCTACAGTTAGTGCAATCAACAATGCAGTAAATCCAAGTAATAACAATGGTGGAGATGCGGAAGTTTCATCAATCGATACAGTAGGCTTGAACCAGATTAAGATTGTATTCAATCAGGAAGTTGATGAAGATACGGCTAAAGAAGTAGCAAATTACAAGGTTGACGGAGATGCACTTACTGATGGCGATGCCGTTGCAACTCTTCAGGATGACGATAAGACTGTTTTGATCACTCTTGCCGATGCACAGAAGCAGAATGATGATGTGGATGTAACAGTAAAGAAGGCAATACTTACTTCCGACAAGTCAGAGACAGTTCCTGAATTCACACAGACTGTAACATTCTCTGACACTACAGCTCCTACAGTTGATTCAGTCAGTGTAAGAGGAAACAACAAACTTGATATTGTATTCTCCGAAGCCGTAAAGGCAGATGGATCAGATGAAGAAGCAGCACTCAAATCAGTAGTATCCAAGCTTAAGATAAATGGAAAGAATTTGTCTTCCTTTGGAATAAATTATGATTATTCAGAATTGGATGATGGAATAAAGGCTACTGGGGAAGATTATTATTATACAGATGAAGTAGAACTGTATTTTGATTCAAAGCTTCCAACAGGAGACAATACATTAAAGGTTTCAGACGGAGATGACAATGCTCTTGAAGATGCAGCAGGATTCCCGGTTGAAGAAACTACCGAAGATTTTTCAGTTGATGATCTCAGCAGTGCACCGGAAATCAAGAGTATAGAAGCTAAAGACGATGGCACGGTTAAGGTTAACTTTGACAGACCAATGGATGCCAAGACAGCTGTAAAGAGTGGTTATTATAAAATAAATGGTAAAACTATTCCATCTGATGCTGTAGCACTCAAAGAGGATGATACCCAGGTTAAAATAACCAAGGTAAGCGGCCTGTTGAATAAAAATTCAAATACAATATCCATCAGTGATGACGTAAAAGATGCTTATGGAAATCATGTAGAGGATGATACCAATGAATCATTTACATTGGAGGAAGATACTACAAAACCTACAGTAACTTCAATTTATGCTCTTGATGATGATACTATAAGAGTTAAATTCAGCAAGGATGTAGATGCACTTTATGCTACAAATAAATCAAATTATAAATTGAAGGACAATGACGGTACTGATATAACAGGTGAGATAGATAATATTACAGTTCCTGGTGATGACAAAATTGAAGATGGAGATACTACAGATATAGTTGATATAAATGTAGGTGAAGATCTCACAGATTCACAATACACGTTGACAGTAAAGAATATTCAGGATACAGCTAAGACTCCAAATGTAATGGATGATTATACTGATACATTTGATGGCGCAGAGGATGTAAAGGCAAAGGCAGATGCATATAAAGTTGATGCCGACACAATTGTCATTGTATTCAACAAGGCAATGGATTCAAGCACACTGGATGATACAGACAGCTATGAATATGTAAATGAAAAGGGAGATACAAAGACACTTCCAAGCAGTGCGGACGTTACAGTAAATGATGACAACAAGAGTGTAACAATTGATTTGAGTGATACGTCACTTGCTACTGATGATGGTGATAAATCAGATGAAAATACTATAAAATCAATATATGCAACTGGTATCAAGGATGAGGACGGGAATTCCCTGAGCACTGGAAACAATGGTGGAACTCTTGTAGCATATGATGGTGGTACTACTGTTAAACCAACTTCATTAAGTGTTAAATATGATGGTGATGATCTTAAGGCAGATGTAAGCTTTACTCAGCCAATCGATGAAGACACTGCAGACAAGACTGATTTTACATTAAATGGACAGACTCCAAGTACCATCGGTGTAGATGGAAGCAAAGTAACTCTTACTTTCGACAGTGATGATGATGACGACAGCCGCACTGATACTTTGATAAACAAGGTAAAAGCTGGTGGTATTGAAGCAAAACTTAACATTGTAGGAGAAGTAAATGATATACTTGGCAAACCAGTAACAGCTTCTGATGTTCAGGTATATAGCTATGATGCAGCACCTAAGCTGATTATAAACAAAGACGGCAATGATGTTCAGAACTGGACAGCAACTTCTACTTCCAACGAAGCAGACATAAAGGTTGAGTTTGATACTCCAATTGAAATAAGCAGTGTTAAACCTTCAGACTTTACATTCAATGTAGGCGGAACAACTGTGGATGCTTCTTCCGCATCAGCAGATGGCAATACAGTAACATTTAAATTTACAGGCAGTGACTTCAATGATCTTAAAGCAGAAGCAACAGATAATAAGGTGAAAATTGCAGTTAAGCCAGTTACTTCTACAAAGATATCTACAAAGAAAGATCTTTCTGGAGATTATGCATACTATGTACCTACATCGGATGATACAGAGACAAATTATGTTACTTTGACACTTCAAGATGGCGGAGGAGATACTGGAGTTGCACATACTACAGCAGTAAAACCATCACTTGATGTTGGAAAGAAAACAATGATAATTGTTACTTTAACAAATACTTCTGATGATGGAAAGTATGATATCTATTATGGTGATCAGAAACTTACCAAACTTGATACAGGAGTTTACTCAATAGATATAGCTGAAGATGTAACTAAAGATGAAGCTGATACTAACATAACATTTAAATCTCTAAGTTAG
- a CDS encoding cell wall-binding repeat-containing protein, with amino-acid sequence MQKRNRKLVSFCSLATLVISSSVVSTTGVKAADNTTQRIGGADRYETASLISQEGWKDGSDYVVIANGQNYADSLTAAPLAKAKDAPILLTQSNNLDSTVLEEIKKLGAKHFIIVGGDGVVSQGVENKIKSEIASSDVKRYGGADRFETSVKVAEAIGASDSIFVANGLKFPDALSVAPIAAIEGAPIVLTQDNELPDSVSDYIKSESGITKSYVAGGDGVVSDSILNSLPGGERLGGTDRYETNSKVIREFADELDFSNIFVASDSKFPDSLTGSALAAKKKSAVVITAQSVSSYTKDLFKDLLNKNTKIIALGGSAVLPDSVISQLKDAITKSPSTGGGGGGSSSGGDNYSNITDDLKSGTGILSSKYTEYKNKVNNTTLRNRYFTIDDLPGQSDDEYVNVNLKDTTEGINDLQDVFAKAQTRYGIEDGVITDVAKFNQDIEKVNDKLSTHFGNIKINNDKTILQFLSGLGSQYFDEDGKLEPDKIKAVIESHADDAEGAYNDFKNDIDTQIDKYFTQNPEGIKLASQTPKISYESIDVTRVVKGDTVIFNASKNTEDAVKQLENNFVLPAYNSDRSYFTGTYKLYLSGSDYIDIKVNPSTAEN; translated from the coding sequence ATGCAGAAAAGGAACAGAAAACTTGTGTCGTTTTGCAGTCTTGCAACTCTGGTCATTTCAAGCTCAGTAGTTTCAACTACGGGAGTAAAAGCTGCAGACAATACTACACAGAGAATAGGAGGAGCTGACAGGTATGAAACAGCTTCCCTGATATCACAGGAGGGATGGAAGGACGGTTCCGATTATGTTGTAATTGCAAATGGACAAAATTATGCGGACAGCCTGACTGCCGCACCGCTTGCAAAAGCTAAGGATGCACCTATACTTCTGACTCAGTCGAATAATTTGGATTCAACTGTTCTTGAGGAGATAAAGAAACTTGGAGCCAAGCATTTTATAATTGTAGGTGGAGACGGTGTAGTTTCACAAGGTGTTGAAAACAAGATAAAATCAGAAATTGCATCTTCAGACGTTAAAAGGTATGGAGGAGCAGACAGATTTGAAACTTCAGTAAAAGTGGCAGAGGCAATTGGAGCTTCAGACAGCATATTTGTTGCAAATGGTTTGAAATTTCCTGATGCACTTTCAGTAGCACCTATAGCAGCTATCGAAGGTGCGCCTATAGTTCTTACACAAGATAATGAACTCCCGGATTCAGTGTCTGATTACATAAAATCTGAATCAGGTATAACAAAGTCTTATGTAGCAGGTGGAGATGGAGTAGTAAGTGATTCCATTTTGAACAGTCTTCCCGGAGGGGAAAGACTCGGTGGAACTGACAGATATGAGACAAACTCCAAGGTAATAAGAGAATTTGCAGATGAACTTGATTTCAGTAATATATTTGTTGCCAGTGATAGTAAATTCCCTGATTCACTTACAGGTTCGGCGCTTGCCGCAAAAAAGAAGAGTGCAGTTGTAATAACAGCACAGTCTGTAAGTTCTTATACTAAAGACCTGTTTAAAGATCTTCTTAACAAGAATACAAAAATTATAGCACTTGGAGGATCAGCTGTACTGCCTGATTCAGTCATATCACAGCTTAAAGATGCTATAACCAAATCACCAAGCACAGGCGGTGGTGGTGGTGGCTCATCAAGTGGTGGTGATAATTATAGTAATATCACTGATGATTTAAAGAGTGGAACAGGAATTCTTAGTAGTAAATATACAGAATATAAAAATAAGGTAAATAATACTACCTTGAGAAATAGATATTTTACCATAGATGACTTGCCTGGACAAAGTGATGATGAATATGTAAATGTAAATCTGAAAGATACTACAGAAGGAATAAATGACTTACAGGACGTATTTGCAAAAGCACAGACAAGATATGGTATTGAAGACGGTGTTATAACAGATGTTGCTAAGTTTAATCAGGATATAGAAAAGGTAAATGATAAATTGAGTACTCACTTTGGCAATATTAAAATAAATAATGACAAAACAATATTGCAATTCTTGTCAGGATTGGGCTCTCAATACTTTGACGAAGATGGAAAACTTGAACCTGATAAAATTAAAGCTGTAATTGAATCACATGCAGATGATGCAGAAGGAGCTTATAACGACTTTAAAAATGATATAGATACACAGATAGATAAGTATTTTACACAAAATCCTGAAGGAATAAAGTTGGCATCACAGACTCCTAAGATTAGTTATGAGAGTATAGATGTAACAAGGGTTGTTAAAGGAGATACCGTAATCTTTAATGCAAGCAAGAATACTGAAGATGCAGTTAAACAATTAGAAAACAATTTTGTGTTGCCAGCTTATAATAGTGATAGAAGCTATTTTACTGGAACATATAAATTATATCTGAGTGGCTCAGACTATATAGATATAAAAGTTAACCCATCAACAGCAGAAAACTAA
- a CDS encoding cell wall-binding repeat-containing protein, whose product MVKMRKIAMSAAISLVLAFGFGSTGAYAAPSVTRIDGGAGGRIGTADELAKQQFSSASNVILVNGYNYADAVSATPLAKQLEAPILLTAGSDELESEVADTIKDLGAKNIYIIGGTGVVSVSIEISLKTQYKVERIEGTGDTTRMGTNAAVAKKVLSMSNQKTGMLVYGYNYPDALSVAAIAAQKGYPVLFSGDTDVSPVIKEVASGLTIKAVGGDGVLPASVVNSVKGTKITGNTKDRYETNLAVLDYFDNNGGIDFDTIYVAFGGSTQLQFADALSASAAAAKDGSPLVLSGSAVNDPTIKARNYILSKKESPKIIMVGGTGVINSQVESYFKNDDPFGVIGIE is encoded by the coding sequence ATGGTTAAAATGAGGAAAATTGCAATGTCTGCGGCAATCTCCCTTGTACTTGCTTTTGGCTTTGGAAGTACAGGGGCATATGCAGCACCCAGTGTCACGAGAATAGACGGAGGTGCAGGGGGAAGAATAGGCACGGCGGATGAACTTGCAAAACAGCAGTTTTCATCTGCCAGTAATGTAATACTTGTAAATGGCTACAACTATGCAGATGCCGTAAGTGCAACGCCGCTTGCAAAACAGCTCGAGGCGCCCATACTACTGACAGCCGGGAGCGATGAGCTTGAAAGTGAAGTGGCTGACACCATAAAAGATCTTGGTGCAAAAAATATCTACATAATAGGGGGTACTGGTGTAGTTTCAGTTTCCATTGAGATAAGCCTCAAGACTCAGTATAAAGTAGAGCGTATTGAGGGTACGGGCGACACTACACGAATGGGTACAAATGCGGCAGTGGCAAAAAAGGTTCTGTCCATGAGCAATCAGAAGACAGGAATGCTCGTGTATGGATACAACTACCCTGATGCCCTGTCCGTGGCGGCAATTGCCGCACAGAAGGGGTATCCAGTACTGTTTTCAGGAGACACGGATGTCAGCCCTGTAATAAAAGAAGTGGCCAGCGGGCTTACGATAAAGGCTGTAGGCGGCGATGGAGTTCTGCCGGCTTCTGTTGTAAATTCCGTAAAGGGCACAAAGATAACGGGAAACACAAAGGACCGTTATGAGACAAACCTTGCAGTGCTTGATTATTTCGACAACAATGGGGGAATTGACTTCGACACGATCTATGTGGCTTTCGGCGGAAGTACCCAGCTTCAGTTTGCAGATGCGCTTTCGGCATCGGCGGCAGCGGCAAAGGATGGTTCACCACTTGTACTTTCCGGTTCTGCAGTAAATGACCCGACTATAAAGGCAAGAAATTACATTCTTTCAAAGAAGGAGAGTCCTAAAATAATAATGGTAGGGGGAACCGGGGTAATAAACTCCCAGGTTGAGAGCTATTTCAAGAATGATGATCCATTCGGGGTTATTGGTATAGAATAA